Proteins encoded in a region of the Takifugu flavidus isolate HTHZ2018 chromosome 8, ASM371156v2, whole genome shotgun sequence genome:
- the LOC130530064 gene encoding cytosolic sulfotransferase 3-like has protein sequence MDLPPRPELFDFHGISMTHYFTSNWENVQKFQARPDDVFIASYPKAGNTWLCYILDLLFFGPTSMSHHERVPNLEITIPSRLTASRESEPLFLGTDHAESVKTSPRIMKTHLPVHLIPKSVWEKNCRIVYVARNAKDSVVSYYHFERMTVIFPEPGDWDSYLKRFMAGKMMFGSWYDHVNNWWKRKQSYSNVHFMFYEDLIENTGREIEKLSTFLGLSPSSEEMERIIDLVQFDKMKTNNNINLSGFPGMNFKVSSFIRKGKVGDWKNHFTVAQNEEFEEDYKIKMKNSTLKFPIKVLTENP, from the exons TCACATCAAACTGGGAGAATGTTCAAAAATTTCAAGCCCGGCCagatgatgtttttattgcatcaTATCCTAAAGCAG gGAACACTTGGCTCTGTTACATActtgatttgttgttttttggtccAACGTCAATGTCCCACCATGAAAGAGTGCCAAACTTGGAGATCACCATTCCGAGTCGACTGACAG CATCACGTGAATCTGAACCCTTATTCTTGGGAACAGATCACGCCGAAAGCGTGAAAACTTCTCCTCGAATAATGAAGACCCATCTACCAGTTCATCTGATTCCAAAGTCTGTGTGGGAGAAAAACTGCAGG ATTGTCTACGTGGCTCGTAACGCCAAGGACAGTGTGGTGTCTTACTACCACTTTGAACGCATGACTGTAATCTTCCCTGAGCCTGGAGACTGGGACAGTTACCTGAAGAGATTCATGGCAGGAAAGA TGATGTTTGGATCCTGGTATGACCATGTGAACAActggtggaaaagaaaacagagttaTTCCAATGTCCATTTCATGTTCTATGAAGATCTGATCGAG AACACTGGAAGAGAAATAGAGAAACTCTCCACCTTTCTTGGTTTGTCTCCTTCTtctgaggagatggagagaatcaTCGACCTGGTGCAGTttgataaaatgaaaacaaataacaACATTAACCTGTCAGGATTTCCTGGGATGAatttcaaagtttcttccttCATCAGAAAAG GGAAGGTTGGGGACTGGAAGAACCATTTCACTGTGGCCCAGAATGAGGAGTTTGAGGAAGACTACAAGATCAAGATGAAGAATTCCACACTGAAATTCCCCATCAAAGTTTTGACTGAAAACCCTTAA